CATTAACATAGATTACcacataattcaaattttaatactAATATTAATTGTAAAAACTGTGATTATTTTGTTACTTCTCATAACCAATTATACCAACGGTATACTTTTCATGCACCAGAAGCGAAATAAGTTTTACAATGTCAACGAATCACAATCATTTATATGTGTGACAATAAACATAGTTACTTTTATggtcaaaacaatttttttgatcgGAGAGTTATGATTGACTAACCGCAAAACTTTCGTGCATATGATGAATTAGATCTTCATACTAATACAAACTCACATACTAATTTCTGAATGACATCAAAATAAGCTACAAAATGAtaacatcaacataaatcatactTTCATCATCCCAcatcattcaaatttttaagctaatacaacaacaaccaagcctccCACTAagtatgtgtttgttttaacGGCTTCCCAAACATAGACCAAAGTTGTTAGAAGCTAAAATATGTGGTTCTCCATTTCCGCGGTAGAATGGATACAGACGTGTGGTGGCAGCAGGATGAATCAAACGACGACATAGTGTTTCTATCCAAAATATGTCTTTCActaactcattaatctctagatcctTCTTAATACTAGTTTcccttatagtttttctagctTTTCTCCTACCTCAAGTGATTTAACTCACCTCCATTTAATCTACTCTCCTTACCACAGGTTCCAtaagtcttctctctacatgtccaAACAATACAATTCTACTTTCTACCCTTTTTTCTAATATAGGTGTTACACCGACTTGTCATTTCTAATTATATCTCGTCTGGTCTTACCACACATTCGCTtgttctaataaaaaaaaatgtgatcatTTTCTAACTTCTTCTCACATTCAATTACACTAATACAAATTCATGACACACTAATCAtattttcatcatatttatatatttctaaTTACTAAACAGCAATAACACAAATCTTGCAATAggttaattaaaaatgataaatgaagactaataatgattaaaatgaGAGAGAACAAACCTAGAGGTATCATTATCAGGATTATGACTAATAACAATAGCATAATCACCAGAACACCTAGCAAAAGCACCACGATCACCAACATGATGTTCAACATTACAAATAACCGCACCTTCAGGAATCATCCTTAATGGCAAAACATTCCCAACAACAAGAGTAGCTTTTTTCCCACAATAAATAAACTGTCCTGTGTAAAGTCCCTCAGCAGCAACGAAAAGCTCTTTCTGTTTCTTATACCTAAAAGGGTGTCTGAAAGTGACCTTAGCGAGTGGTGCACCGCGACCTGGGTCGTGAATGATTTCGTTCACTACTCCTTTAAGGTAACCGTTTCTTTCACCGAAATCAAGACTGCGGAAACGTGCTGGGCCTTTGCGGTGGTGAGTGTGGGACTTGAAAACGGAGCCTGCTCCTTTACGTTGTGCCCTGATAACCCTACCCATCTCGCACGAAACGTGAACCTACGACTCCAACCACCGTGCGGCGAAGATATGGAAATGGGTTCAGAGAGGTTAGGGTTTGAGGTTTTGGTGATGATATATAGTTACGGTTTGGATGGATCTTGAGTTGCATAAGCCCATGGATTTTATGGAATATTTGAATTTCTAACCTTCTTTTCTCACCCCCCACAATtctttaaaactatttttgtcGATTTATCCATCTGGACAATATGGTGTCGTAATCAGAGGTAGGGAAGACATTCTGACTTAAAGAACATTTGTAAAAGGATGTATATTTATCTTCCTTTAAATGCATGAATCATGAATCCTCCAAGTCCAATGCATGTTTGTTTACCACTAGACGAGATCATTTAGTTGTGCATGTATCTTCTATCAATGCATGTGAGCACTAGTAAGTACCACAAGAAACACTCACAAGTTACAATTATGTGAATTTTCGGTATTTCAATTAATCTTGATACTTTTGTCGATCCATATTAGATGTCACGTTTGGATTGTGCGCGATTCTTAAGAATATAATTAGTTGGGTTAATTTCAATCgtaaaattagtatgatttatTAATATACTCttattaattttagttaatAGAGTAGTTAAgtgaaatgaaattatataaattaggGCATTATGGTGAAAAAGAATAAACATtgctttgatatttttaatttttttattcttgttaCATATTCTTTTCTGATGGCCCAGTGGTTAGAGATTCACCTCTTTaggtgaataagtggagaatgtggagttcgaacctcgaccATTGCATATCACAATgtctctatcaactgagctatacTTATAGGGACTTATTGTTGCATGTTCTAGAGTGACAGTTATGGAATATGATgccaaaaaataatagtttCTTCAATTGCCATAGGTCTGcctttatatttgttttctttctctgCATAATTTTTACGTATTATGGAGTATTATGGAATATGATGACAAAAATAtgcatttaagttttttttggagTCGACCTAGGTCCAACCCGTTTAAAGGAAGAAATCATCTCATCAATGATGCACCATCACTCTCTCATGGTCATTTCTTCATCATAACTCGGGTAACCAATACTTTACAAAGGTACGTAATTCCTTTTTCAATACATGTATCCTGTCACTCATTCTCTCGTTGACTTTGGGATCAAAATACTTACATGTACCACACCCTCCTTTGTAACGACAACAACAAGTTCCACCATCTATTGGTCCTTTTACTAGATCATTGGCGATGTAATGTGGGTGCGAAGTCTAAGCCACAAAGAATAGATGATAGATCATATACTTTATTAGCCTCGATTGAGAATTATAGTTCTGACACACCGAAAAATTTCACATTGCTTAATAATTGAGATCAATTGTACTTTATAAACAATATACACACTCCTTAACCTAACAAGCacctttttataaaagaaaaaaaaccgtGAAAGACTTATAATCAAAGCAAACAATACCTAAAAAGGTGATGGACATGCTTGACgttttataaaaaacaaaatcgtAGAAGATTTATACTCAAAACAAATAATACCTTAGAATGTGATGGATATGCTTGACGTTGGAGCATAAGTAAACTTGAATTCTTCCAACTACCCTTTACCAGAGAGAGCACATAAAAGGATATAATCAATGTGGAtgtataaatgtgtaaaattcAAACTAACGACTCTATATCATTGCTCATATTCAAAAGTATAAttcaagtcaattttttttttcatgttcatATCCGAATTGAACTAAACCAAACAAGTACAACCCTAATTTCACCTCGTTCAAAATCCCTAAAGTGAGACTTCAACCAAATCATTATCACtatattttatcattgtttcttttgtttcaaaCTCTATCAGTgtcgttattttttttaaagaatcagtatcattatcttaaaaaatatgttgtttcttATCGCATGGAAATTATTATAGCTTAATGTAAAAACCTATACATGGGATCTATACAATACTTACAAGTTTCAATGTCACAGTTTATTTTGAATAatcccttgttttttttttttataaatgcaaTTGGTCGAAAATAAAACATGAATGAACTTCAAGCACACAACTACTACGAAATAGGAACAAAATTCTATCAACATGTCAACATAGCAAAGGAACAAAACAACCCAGTCTTTATAACCATTCAAATTCACACATATAGTGTGAAAATGCTCACCAATTAAACGACAACAATTAATGTGGAAAAAGGAACACAAAACGACATAGCACAAAACTACAAGCATGGAAAAAGAAACTTCCTTATTCAAATGGACAAAATTTACACAATAAATTTTGTACTTGTATTTGTaataatccaaaaataaaaatccaatgCATATATTCTTTGACTATGACGACGTTATaatatgatttgttatttgttttttgtaatAAAGGTGGAGCCACAGGAGCGTTTAAACAGTGACCACACACGCTCACATTTGGCCACCCcgctcctctctctctctctctcttcagttataactattaattaacacttcaaattcaaattcattctTGGAACTTTCATACAGCCATAtctcattctcattctcattctGCTCTTCTTCATTCCATCACTCACTTCCTTCTggtatgttatatttttcattctaCATTTTCTTaatgtttctatttatataagcACCCATTATAATGTTTACTAAATGAATATTTTAGCTTAGACGGACTATTTTTACAAAGCTTATGGTACATGAAGTACGGACACTACACCGACactaacaataataaatttaagaaaatagaaatgatTGAATCTATTTGTAtcagtgtcgtgtcggtgtTGGATAGTGATACGTCTTAAACACGAGACACACCTTCAATCTGAAATGTGGTTGCTACATGGTTTACATTACAGCTGGCAAGGAAAGGCCATTTGATAGGTGGTTAAAAGGTTTTGTAATTTtcccttcttttttctttttttttgtaaaagaaaaaccTTTGTTGGGAATGAAAATGCATCATATCACTGTAATATGCTGTCATTAACATAAGTTATGAAATATTGATTGGATAAATCTAGTAAAAAGGTTTATAATTTTTAGGTACCAACACTGACacaaattttgattatagaaTGTATTTTCAGCTTCTTTCTTATGATTGATGTGATTTTATAACAAGAATAATATCATTCAATACTGTTAAATACTTTTTACCTGATGATGATAAAGTTATGCGCATTAGTCCTCAATTTGAGCATACTTTGAGCAGGGTAGTAGAATTCTGAGATGGACCGTCGAGGTTGGCCGTGGAAGAAAAAATCATCAGACAAAATCACAAAGGCTGAGAAACCATTTGTTACACTTGACTCTGTTGGTTCCACCTTGTCTTCTGTGGCACATTTAGGAAACcaggtactttttttttttttttttaattattaatgcTTGGGATGGAAAAGTTTTTAATATCTAAAACAAGCTTAATTGCTCACTAGTCCTGTTCTTTTCTTATGTATTTTTCTCAGCAGGACAATTGCACAAATAAGAACTATGTTCAAATTTCAATGGAGTCATACACGCGTATGTCTGGATTGGAAGATCAAGTTGTAAACATGGAGAATCAAATAAAAGATTTGGAAGCAAATTTATCAGCAGCTTATTCAGAATTAGACAACAAGGAAAGTCTGGTTAAACAACACGCAAAAGTTGCCGAGGAAGCCGTCTCAGGTAGGACTTAATAAAAACTCGTCTATAGACTTTATATTAGTTGAAATATGAAATAATTAGAGAGATCACTCATTTTCTATATTCTACTTGTTAagaaaaattggggtatgactcATAGTTACTGATAAGTGGACAAGTCGGTATCTTGTAAACTAGACCGTAGTATTTAAGTACAAGTTATACTCTGTAAACTCTAAGTGTAAGCTTGATCAATAAAAAGGTATTGTAATCACACTGTAGTCAGAGAGGTAGGTGCGAATGGCCAAACTCCGTGCTCAAACATCATGCATTCTTTATTCGCGTTTTTTGTATCTTTTTACTTTTGAACCGAGTAGCTGTTCTAACAGAAAAATACCagataaaattgattcatactTGTATGCATTTTAGGTTGGGAGAAAGCTGATGCAGAAGTTGTTTCCTTAAGACACCAACTTGAATCTATCACTCTTTCGAAGCTTAGTTGCGACGAGAGAATAGCTCACTTAGATGGAGCTCTGAAAGAATGCATGAAGCAGATAAGAACTGTAAAGGAGGAAAGTGAGCAAAAAATACAAGAGGTGATTCTTATGAAATCTCAACAGTGGGAGAAATTCAAGTTAGAGCTTGAAGCAGAAATACACAAATTAGATAAAGGACTTCGCGAAGAAGCTCATGAAAATGCCTCCCTTCTGAGATCACTTCATGAAAGTtcaaataaaattgtgaaactAAAAGAAGAAAAGTCCGAAGTTGAGTCCGAGTTAGAGCTTCAAAAGAAGAATGTTAAGTCGTATGAGAAAGAAGTAAGTTCTTTGAAGTATGAGCTGCATATGATTTCTAAGGAGATGGATATCCGAAATGAAGAGAAGAACATGATTATGAAATCAGCAGAAGTGGCAAACAAACGACACACCGAGGATGTCAAGACTATTGCCTTGCTGGAGGGCGAGTGCCATCGGCTTCGTGGTCTGTTGAGAAAAAAGTTGCCTGGTCCTGCTGCATTGGCACAAATGAAGCTAGAAGTTGAAAGTACACGCCACGTCATCAGTGGAATCCATCAAAGAAAAACTAATGGCCTGCAAGAATCCGAGGTTCTTACAAAACAATTGGAGGTGTttgaagaagaaacaaagagATTGAAAGAAGCTTTGGCCTCAAGTAATGCTGAATTACAGGCTTCTAGGAACTTGTACACCAAAACAGTTAACAGACTTAAGAGCTTAGAAGCGGAGGTACAAGTTCTTCATCAAGAAAGAAGTTCCCAGAAATCAAATTTGGCAAACAATTATAGGAGTTCTTCAAGTAGAATTTCTAGTAATTCACCGAGCATCACTTCTATATCTGATGGCTGGCACAAGGATCCGGGAAGTCCTGTTGAGTCACTTGCATCCTCAGTTTCTGACCATTTTGGTAACAGTAGAGTTAGAAGCTCAGTTAAATTTGAGAATCACGAAAGTGAAACTTTCTCAGAACTGATGGACGATTTCCTTGAAGTCGAGAAAATGGCATGCTCATCAGACAATGCCAGTGTGCAAATTGGTAACAAAGTTAAGAACTACGCCGTAGATAAACAATCAGATGATACGCTTGATCTTAAGGACAAAAATGCGAATTTAGTGGAACATGAACAGCTTCTGGAAGAACTGAAAGCGCAATTGGCGTCATCTCataaatcatacaacttggCCGAGATTCAGCTGAAATGCATGACAGAGTCTTATAAGTCACTTCAAACACATGTAGAAGAGTTAGAAGCTGAAAATAAGTTTCTAAAGGAAAAAATAGATGAGCTAAAGAATGATCTAGAGGAGGAAAAACAATGTCATCACGATTCTTTGGTGAGGCACAAAGATATTGAGGAAAAAATGCAAAGGTTAGGCCCATTGGCAACAATATGATAGCTTACATACATACTGTATAATTTGAGCTTTGTGATTTGTTACTGAGTgctttctgatttttctttctgtttGCCACTTGAAGGGACAAGTGTCTGGTGTGTGCAACGAATTCAGCTGAAAATAATGACATCAATACTCAAAAGGTAATTACATTACATTATTTACTAGTACATATCATAGTGGTGATGGTTGGTTCTGCATTATTTCCTATATACCGTCGTACATGTTCTGCATGCTAAAGTAGATAAACAAATAGGTTCAGTAATGGAATTGATTCAACATTTAATTCTCTCTTTGTTTAAAATCGAGGTTGTGTTAACTTTTCGTAGAATCACAACTGtatctgttttttatttatttatatattttggcaACATCTTATGCAGCTGTTTTGTAATGTCATTATGTGTAATTAGATCCAACCTGAACTAGAAACAGCTCTGATGAATGTTTTATTACATTTATTTCATCCATAAATTCATTGTTCAATCATAGTTTTTCGATACCTTAATGTCATTACAGGACACAGAACTAGCAGCTGCAGAGAAAAAACTAGCAGAATGTCAGGAGACACTACATGTACTTGGTAGGCAATTACAAGCAATGTGCCCACAAACTGACTCTAAAAGATTTCAAACAAATGAATCTTCCATTAAACCGAATTATGGCTGGTCGAATTCTAATGGCTCGTATACCTCAGATGAAATTGATCATGCTGAAGCATGTAGTGTATCTTCTACTTCTGACATTCAAGGAATGAATGATGAGTTTTCATCTTCACACAACTTTGGTTCCACATCATGTCTTTCGGACACCGAAGGCAACTTTTCGACAAATTCTTCAATTAAGTCAAGCCGAAGCTGTTATATGCTTACTGAATCAAATTCACGTCCTTCTGCTTCTGCCACAGGGAAGCAAAATTCACATGGTTTGAGtcaattattttcttctaaAGAGAAAACTGGTCACTAGCACTTTTTGTTACTTCTAGAAGTATCAGAGGGACCTCATCGATGATGCTGTACATAGactatatagtaaaaaaaaaatgtggacaCTGATGTTTGTGTCTGTAATTCTCCTGAGTATAATTGAACTTagataaatattgttttttgcTCTAGCCCTTCTATTTCATGTATGTGTCACTGAGAGTTTACCAAAATTTAGCTTGCTGTGTAAAACTTATCATAAAATAGACAATGATAAGCTCacactagttttttttattccaCTTTGATTTCTTTGTAGGTACGTAGTAATATAGGTATTAAGCCTCATTAGTTATTCAACAGTGTTTCTACTAGGCAGTTAACCATGGTTGAAAACCTAGATGACTAAGAGTAGATAGATTACTCTCATACACTCCTTCAACGAATACTATATCAAGTTTTAAGGACCAAAATCCAAGTGATTAGTAATTGCAGTGGCTGTTTGAAAAGATTAGTAAGTTTAGGGACGAAAACACAAATGACGTATATTTACCAAGACTATTTGCATAAACAAGCCTAAATTTGTATCTATGCTATTATAATCAAATTCTCCGTGGAGGTCCTATGGATCCAGGATAAGCTTTGATATTATATCCTAGATTTTGGACGTACTTCAAAGCTACAAAATCAACTGATACAtgtccatttttttataaatgttttggGATTTTATCTCTAGTGACATGTAGgacttcaatttttgtttttgatataaGGACTTCGATTTTCTCCAATATTGATTGTTTGGCATTCTGTATAATAAACATTTTTGACATATACTATTGAGTTGACATCAAGTCATAAGAAAATTCAACTTATATTCATACAAAGCAAAAAGTGCATAGCATTATTTTGCTTATCAATGCATATATAAGAAACTAGTCGGAATGAAAGTTGAAGGAcataatcaaacaatttgattcAAGTGGTTAAATAACTTCACCAAAGAATAAATTGTTCATATTTTACTTATCTTTCGACCGAACTTTAGATTATCAAAGACTTTTAGGAACtagattaacaaaaatattaaagtacATTTGATTAGACTATGCATAAAGAATTAATAGCAAACATGATTTGAATATCATTTACATTAACTATTTCTTTTATCAATTATATTAGGGCATTGACTCAAAAACAGGAATTTCCAAATTTCTAATCGATTGTTTTCAACTTAAGGAATTATTGATGGTTTGGCCAAAAAATACCATGGACCAAACACGTGTGTTGATAAGCATAAGCTGAAATCAAATGCAAGggtcaactaatttaaaaagaagaaaagattaAATAACCATATACTCAATTTAGTGCTCAACCAcgaatgaaaaataataattcataaacATGTCATGTGCAAgctaaattaaaattcaaaacaatagTCTAAAATATGAAGGACACTGTTTCAGAATGTACCTAAAATCCGCTTATGGATTGAAGCAAAAGAAACCAATGAAGACAAAGACATTTGGTCTCGATGAAATTGTGCATACATAAAGTAGAACATTTAGTTTGAAATTTAGGAGACATATTTGATAGTATATAGATTACATTATTCCAATGGttgttgatttttgtgtttggtATTTAGTTTAGGCCTTGTTGGATGCAAAAGATGATGAATGTGTTACATTAAAAATAGTAAAGAATTGGTACGTTGGGTAACATaagctttattttattgttcatGCACTTGACATGTTTGCCCTACAAATTCTTCAGCAACCGAACACCTACTTGTGTGCTTCTTCAAATAATCAATAATGGGTTTTAGATTTGCCAAACAACTTCCAAAAGTAAGTCTTTCTATATGATACCATGTCTTTCCATTTTGACTAACATCTAGTTATCAATTTCTCAATATGTGCTTTTTAAATGGATAGACTTGACTAAAGCTTTAATTGTTATGATTAATGATATGATTAGACCTACTTTTTTATTCTATAATCACAATGTTTTTGGCTATATTATTTTCTAGAATTGTAGATAGGAGTTTACTTGTAAAGATGTATAATTTAGTCATCATTTCAATAATATCTACAAGACTGAAATTAAAGGATAAACCTAAATGAAAagttctatttatttatttatttataaaagaatgCTTGAAGAGTACATGacacctttaaaaaaatagattagaaAAAGTCTTCATTATCAAGAATTGCGgttcaattcaaatttaaaatagaatgatttattaattagtttaatttatGAGTTTAAAGATCACAAAGTCTTGTATAAATGGTTGGTACACAATGCATGTGAGTGTTGTAAATTTCAGATatcaaatttgatttctacTTATAAACAACTAAAGGTTAAAAGATCATgcaccaacaatataaatatattttgcacATCTATCTTATTATATTTCACTTACTTCATGTTAAACTCTAGATTATCAAGACCCCATAAgaacaaatatgattttttttatgcatatataaatatgatttcttttttgttaattaatggtCATTTTTCAACCATCATTGAGGGGATTTGAAGTTTGTATCttgaaattacaaaattaaaatcttaTCACTGAGCCGAGCTTGCATCTCAAgtgtaaatataattaaatctAACTAACTTTACCATATTATtctcaaaatatttcaataaaataagttcacgtacaaaaataaatgaaaagaaagagtAGTTTagaaaattcaattatttttatattacatcaacaaaattaaatgaggttaacaaattttcttgatatttttatatgtaattagttatttttcttataataaaatcCAAGTGGAGTACTTTAGAAATCAATTTAAGAATCCCGTGGTgtttcttggatcggataccgagctttccaaaaaaaaaagagtctcGTGGTGTTCTCGATCAAATCAatttaagggtgtgtttggatggatggTTTATGAAGGGAATGGATGGGAGGgttcacttttcatttttaaattacggacattatgaaatattttttaaaaagttaacaaattaaTATGATACACAATTacataatacttcaatcacact
Above is a genomic segment from Medicago truncatula cultivar Jemalong A17 chromosome 5, MtrunA17r5.0-ANR, whole genome shotgun sequence containing:
- the LOC11424816 gene encoding 60S ribosomal protein L8-3, with amino-acid sequence MGRVIRAQRKGAGSVFKSHTHHRKGPARFRSLDFGERNGYLKGVVNEIIHDPGRGAPLAKVTFRHPFRYKKQKELFVAAEGLYTGQFIYCGKKATLVVGNVLPLRMIPEGAVICNVEHHVGDRGAFARCSGDYAIVISHNPDNDTSRIKLPSGAKKIVPSECRAMIGQVAGGGRTEKPMLKAGNAYHKFRVKRNCWPKVRGVAMNPVEHPHGGGNHQHIGHASTVRRDAPPGQKVGLIAAKRTGRLRGQAASAAAKAD
- the LOC11420540 gene encoding filament-like plant protein 5 isoform X1, which encodes MDRRGWPWKKKSSDKITKAEKPFVTLDSVGSTLSSVAHLGNQQDNCTNKNYVQISMESYTRMSGLEDQVVNMENQIKDLEANLSAAYSELDNKESLVKQHAKVAEEAVSGWEKADAEVVSLRHQLESITLSKLSCDERIAHLDGALKECMKQIRTVKEESEQKIQEVILMKSQQWEKFKLELEAEIHKLDKGLREEAHENASLLRSLHESSNKIVKLKEEKSEVESELELQKKNVKSYEKEVSSLKYELHMISKEMDIRNEEKNMIMKSAEVANKRHTEDVKTIALLEGECHRLRGLLRKKLPGPAALAQMKLEVESTRHVISGIHQRKTNGLQESEVLTKQLEVFEEETKRLKEALASSNAELQASRNLYTKTVNRLKSLEAEVQVLHQERSSQKSNLANNYRSSSSRISSNSPSITSISDGWHKDPGSPVESLASSVSDHFGNSRVRSSVKFENHESETFSELMDDFLEVEKMACSSDNASVQIGNKVKNYAVDKQSDDTLDLKDKNANLVEHEQLLEELKAQLASSHKSYNLAEIQLKCMTESYKSLQTHVEELEAENKFLKEKIDELKNDLEEEKQCHHDSLVRHKDIEEKMQRDKCLVCATNSAENNDINTQKDTELAAAEKKLAECQETLHVLGRQLQAMCPQTDSKRFQTNESSIKPNYGWSNSNGSYTSDEIDHAEACSVSSTSDIQGMNDEFSSSHNFGSTSCLSDTEGNFSTNSSIKSSRSCYMLTESNSRPSASATGKQNSHGLSQLFSSKEKTGH
- the LOC11420540 gene encoding filament-like plant protein 5 isoform X2; translation: MDRRGWPWKKKSSDKITKAEKPFVTLDSVGSTLSSVAHLGNQDNCTNKNYVQISMESYTRMSGLEDQVVNMENQIKDLEANLSAAYSELDNKESLVKQHAKVAEEAVSGWEKADAEVVSLRHQLESITLSKLSCDERIAHLDGALKECMKQIRTVKEESEQKIQEVILMKSQQWEKFKLELEAEIHKLDKGLREEAHENASLLRSLHESSNKIVKLKEEKSEVESELELQKKNVKSYEKEVSSLKYELHMISKEMDIRNEEKNMIMKSAEVANKRHTEDVKTIALLEGECHRLRGLLRKKLPGPAALAQMKLEVESTRHVISGIHQRKTNGLQESEVLTKQLEVFEEETKRLKEALASSNAELQASRNLYTKTVNRLKSLEAEVQVLHQERSSQKSNLANNYRSSSSRISSNSPSITSISDGWHKDPGSPVESLASSVSDHFGNSRVRSSVKFENHESETFSELMDDFLEVEKMACSSDNASVQIGNKVKNYAVDKQSDDTLDLKDKNANLVEHEQLLEELKAQLASSHKSYNLAEIQLKCMTESYKSLQTHVEELEAENKFLKEKIDELKNDLEEEKQCHHDSLVRHKDIEEKMQRDKCLVCATNSAENNDINTQKDTELAAAEKKLAECQETLHVLGRQLQAMCPQTDSKRFQTNESSIKPNYGWSNSNGSYTSDEIDHAEACSVSSTSDIQGMNDEFSSSHNFGSTSCLSDTEGNFSTNSSIKSSRSCYMLTESNSRPSASATGKQNSHGLSQLFSSKEKTGH